GTCGCCGCTTTTCAGGCCAAACGCGGCCAGTTTATCCTGGATAAACGCTTCTGCTTCGTCGCCGGGCACAAACAACGTGCGTTTGTCGTCGCTGGTGGCCGGATGAATACCGATACGACGCAGCGCGTCGAGGTTCACTTCCACCATATGACGTGTGTTGTCCTGAATCGCCGGATAGAGCGTGGTGAACGATTTTACCCAGCGGCGGCGCGCAAAGCCGCTGCGTTTGTCCGGGCGAAAGCCCACAGAGACGCGTGGTTTCAGCAGGCGCGCCAGACGAGCGCCGTGCCAGTGTTCGGTCAGGTTAATCAGCACGTCATACTGGCGGGCTTTGAGGGTTTTCACCAGTCCCCGGTAAAGCTGAAACTGCTTAAGAAGCCCCTGTTTGCGCCAGTTGCGGCCAATGGTGTGCACCTGGTCGATATGCGGATGGCTGGTCAGCATCGCCTGGGTGTCGTCATATACCAGCGCATCCACTTCTGCCTGCGGGTACGCTTTTTTCAGCACCGTAAAGCAGGGAGAGGTCAACAATACGTCGCCGTGGTGGCGCAGCTTAATGATCAGAACGCGCTTTGGCGGGCGTTCAGGCGTGAATAAGTCAGGCATGGGCACTCTCTGAAACGGATGTTTCCCCGCAAAGCCAGGGACGCAGTTGTTCAAAAACGGTAGCGGCGGGCAGATCGGCAAGCTTCAGCGAATCCACCGGACGACAGACAAACTGGTTTTTCCCGTAGCCCCCAATCAGACCCGGATCGGTCGGCCCGTAGAGCGTGACGTTCGGGCGATCGAGCGCGGCGGTGAGATGGCTCAGGCCGGTATCTACCGACACCACAAACCGCGCGCCCGCCAGCTGGTGGGCCACCTGTTCAAGCGTCAGGCGTGGGAGCACCTGCACATAATTAAAACCTTCAGCAAGCCGTTTGGCCCGCGCTTCTTCGTGCGGCGCGCCCCACGGCAGACGAATCTGCAGACCCGTCGGGCCCAGCAGCGCGATAAGCTCGCGCCAGTGCGCTTCCGGCCAGTGTTTTTCATCGCGCGTGGTGGCGTGCAGGAACACGACATAACGCCCGGCGTCGTCCGCAGCCTGGCGCAAAAAGTGCTGCGCGATGGCGTAATCGCCCTGGGCTGCGGGTTTTGCATAGCCGAGGCTTTTCGCAAAGAGTTCGCGGGTGCGCTCCACGGCGTGCTGCGCTTTCGCAATATGGTGACGGCGGTGATAGAAAAGACTGGCAAGCGGCTCGCGCGCCGTCTGCCAGTCCATGCCATGCTTAACGCCGCGTGCCAGGCGCGTCACCAGGGCTGCGCTTTTGACCAGCCCCTGCGCGTCGATCACCGCATCGTAATTTACCGCCCGCAGCGCGTCGCGAAAGGCCCGGCGCTCGGCTTTGACCGGCGCGGAAAACCACGCCTTGCGCCAGCGGCGGATCGCCACCGGCAGCACGCGTTCAACCGCCGGATGCCATGAAGGGATCTGCGCGAAGCCTTCTTCCACGACCCAGTCAAATCGGATATCCGGCATCGCCTGCATGGCGTCGGTTAACGCGGGCAGCGTATGAAGCACATCGCCCATTGAGGAGGTTTTCACAACAAGCACCCGCATCCGTCAGGCTTCCTCGTTCAGCAGCAGTTCGTTGAGCGTCTCCAGAACGCGGGCAGGCGTAATGTCGATAAGACTCTGGTGGTAGCCCTCAGCGGCGTCGCCTTTACGCACTTTATGGTAGCCGGTGATGAGACGAATCACTTTGGCCTTATGCGACAGCGGCGGCGTGAAATCCGGGCTGCTCGGGCCGTAGAGCGCCACCAGCGGGCGATCGAGCGCGGCAGCCACATGCATCAGGCCGGAATCATTGGTCACCACGGCCTTACAGGCGGCAATCAGCACCACGGCCTGCTCAAGCTGGGTCTCACCCGCCAGATTGCGGCACCACGCCTGCTGTTCAACACTGAGCGCCGCGAGGATTTCATTGCCCGCTTCGTGATCTTTCGCCGAGCCAAACAGCGCCACCTGATAACCTTCGTCAATCAGCTGTTTTGCCAGCTCTGCGTAGTGATAATGCGGCCAGCGTTTCGCCGGGCCAAACTCCGCGCCGGGGCAGAAGCCGATTATCGGGCGCTCGGCGGAAAGCGCGAACTGCGCGCAGGTCTGGCTTTTTTCCGCGTCCGTGACCAGCAGTTGCGGCCAGAGTAAGGGCTGCGGCAAATCTTTTGCCGACTGCATCACGCCCTTATCGTAGGCCAGCGCGACATAACGCTCGACCATCAGCGGCCATGCCTGTTTATCCAGCACGCGAACATCGTTCAGCAGGCCGTAGCGCATCTCGCCGCGCCAGCCGGTGCGGTGCGGGATACCTGCGAAAAAAGGCACCAGCGCCGATTTGAATGAGTTTGGCAGCACGTACGCGCGATCGTAGCGGCGTTCACGCAGGCTATGGCCCAGACGACGGCGCTCGCCAAGCCCCAGCGCGCCGTGGCCGAGCGGCATGGGGATCGCCTCATTCACCTCCGGCATACGCGACAGCAGTGGACGGCACCACGCGGGTGCCATCACATCAATCACCGCCTGCGGATAACGGGCCCGGAGCGTGCGATAGAGACTTTGCGACATCATCATGTCGCCCACCCATGACGGGCCGATCACCAGTATTTTCATGCATCAGCCTGCTTATGCGTCGCGATTCAGCCAGGCCATATATTCCGCGACCCCTTCGGCAACGGTTTTAAACGGCTTGTCGTAGCCCGCGGCGCGCAGGTTAGTGAGATCGGCCTGAGTAAACGCCTGATAGCGGCCTTTGAGTTTTTCCGGGAACGGGATGTATTCGATGCTGCCTTTCTTATGGAAGGCCAGCGCGGCATCCGCCACGGCCTGGAACGACTCCGCACGGCCGGTGCCGCAGTTGAAAATGCCGGATACGCCGTTCTGCCAGAACCACAGGTTTACTGCGGCCACGTCGCCCACGTAGATGAAGTCGCGCTTAAAGTTTTCGCTGCCTTCAAACAGTTTCGGGCTTTCGCCGTTGTTCAGTTGCGTATTGAGGTGGAACGCCACGCTCGCCATGCTGCCTTTGTGGCCTTCGCGCGGTCCGTAGACGTTAAAGTAACGGAAGCCGGTGATCTGCGAGTTCGCTTCCGGCAGGATCTGACGAACGTATTCATCGAACAGGAATTTCGAGTAGCCGTATACATTCAGCGGCTTCTCATATTCGCGTGATTCGATAAAGTCAGAGGTGCGCCCGCCGTAGGTGGCGGCAGAAGAGGCATACAGGAACGGGATTTCGCGCTCCAGGCAGTAGTGCAGCAGCTCTTTGGAGTACTGATAGTTGTTGTCCATCATGTACTTGCCGTCCCACTCGGTAGTGGATGAGCAGGCGCCTTCGTGGAACACGGCTTCAACCTCGCCGAACTCCTCGCCAGACATGATCTGCACCTGGAAATCTTCTTTATCCATGTAATCGGCGATATTCAGATCCACCAGGTTGACGAACTTGGTGCCGTCTTTCAGGTTGTCCACCACCAGAATGTCGGTATAGCCGATGTCGTTCAGAGCCTTAACAATGTTGCTGCCGATAAAACCCGCGCCGCCGGTAACGATAATCATAAGCCTGTCCTTCAGAATGTGAGCCGGGAAAAATCTCCGGCGTGAATAGTATCAATCATACCATCACATTGGTTGCCCTACAGCCATTGGCCGTTTCAGCCGTAGCAAGTTTGCCCGTCTCGCGTGATTTATGCTGCAAAACAAAGAATCGGTGCTTCGTCATCTCGTCTCTGCCCATAGCTTTGGGTAATAATATGTGCCGAACTGGCTCATGTCTGGAGAATTGCAATGCGAGGGGATTTTTACCAACAGCTTTCCGCCGATTTAGAAACGGCGCGCGCCGAAGGCTTGTTTAAGGAAGAACGAATCATCACCTCCGCCCAGCAAGCGGATATCCAGGTGGCAGACGGCAGCCACGTCATCAACTTTTGCGCCAACAACTATCTTGGTCTGGCGAATCACCCTGAGCTTATCGCCGCGGCGAAGCAGGGCATGGACACTCACGGCTTCGGCATGGCCTCGGTGCGCTTTATCTGCGGCACCCAGGACAGCCACAAGCTGCTCGAAAATAAGCTGGCCGCGTTTCTCGGCATGGAAGACGCCATTCTTTACTCTTCCTGCTTTGACGCCAACGGCGGGCTGTTTGAAACGCTGCTCGGCCCGGAAGACGCGATTATCTCCGATGCGCTGAACCACGCCTCCATCATCGACGGCGTGCGCCTGTGTAAAGCAAAGCGTTTCCGTTACGCCAATAACGATATGCAGGAGCTGGAAGCGCGCCTGAAAGAAGCCCGTGAAGCGGGCGCGCGCCATATTCTTATCGCGACAGACGGCGTGTTCTCGATGGACGGCGTGATCGCCAACCTGAAAGGCGTGTGCGATCTGGCGGATAAATATGACGCGCTGGTCATGGTGGATGATTCTCACGCGGTCGGTTTTGTCGGCGAAAACGGGCGCGGTTCACATGAATATTGTGACGTGATGGGCCGTGTGGACATTATCACCGGCACGCTGGGCAAAGCGCTTGGCGGCGCGTCCGGCGGCTATACCGCGGCGCGCAAAGAGGTCGTCGAATGGCTGCGTCAGCGTTCACGCCCGTATCTCTTCTCAAACTCACTGGCACCGGCGATTGTCGCGGCATCCA
This sequence is a window from Cronobacter sakazakii. Protein-coding genes within it:
- the kbl gene encoding glycine C-acetyltransferase, with the protein product MRGDFYQQLSADLETARAEGLFKEERIITSAQQADIQVADGSHVINFCANNYLGLANHPELIAAAKQGMDTHGFGMASVRFICGTQDSHKLLENKLAAFLGMEDAILYSSCFDANGGLFETLLGPEDAIISDALNHASIIDGVRLCKAKRFRYANNDMQELEARLKEAREAGARHILIATDGVFSMDGVIANLKGVCDLADKYDALVMVDDSHAVGFVGENGRGSHEYCDVMGRVDIITGTLGKALGGASGGYTAARKEVVEWLRQRSRPYLFSNSLAPAIVAASIKVLEMVESGADLRARLWSNARLFREKMTAAGFTLAGADHAIIPVMLGDAVIAQEFARELQKEGIYVTGFFYPVVPKGQARIRTQMSAAHTPEQIERAVDAFTRIGKQLGVIA
- the rfaQ gene encoding putative lipopolysaccharide heptosyltransferase III, whose amino-acid sequence is MPDLFTPERPPKRVLIIKLRHHGDVLLTSPCFTVLKKAYPQAEVDALVYDDTQAMLTSHPHIDQVHTIGRNWRKQGLLKQFQLYRGLVKTLKARQYDVLINLTEHWHGARLARLLKPRVSVGFRPDKRSGFARRRWVKSFTTLYPAIQDNTRHMVEVNLDALRRIGIHPATSDDKRTLFVPGDEAEAFIQDKLAAFGLKSGDYILVHPTSRWMFKSWDTRALAATVDALASRGLPVILSAAPSREETEYMDKLRAALTQPVFDLSGQLNLKQLGALMKHARIYFGVDSMPMHLASAVGTPTVAIFGPTGAIKWSPWGVSHRVITAGFTCQPCGKAGCGDSGVSDCITAITPQQVLSAIDTLLLETPA
- the rfaF gene encoding ADP-heptose--LPS heptosyltransferase RfaF, encoding MKILVIGPSWVGDMMMSQSLYRTLRARYPQAVIDVMAPAWCRPLLSRMPEVNEAIPMPLGHGALGLGERRRLGHSLRERRYDRAYVLPNSFKSALVPFFAGIPHRTGWRGEMRYGLLNDVRVLDKQAWPLMVERYVALAYDKGVMQSAKDLPQPLLWPQLLVTDAEKSQTCAQFALSAERPIIGFCPGAEFGPAKRWPHYHYAELAKQLIDEGYQVALFGSAKDHEAGNEILAALSVEQQAWCRNLAGETQLEQAVVLIAACKAVVTNDSGLMHVAAALDRPLVALYGPSSPDFTPPLSHKAKVIRLITGYHKVRKGDAAEGYHQSLIDITPARVLETLNELLLNEEA
- the rfaC gene encoding lipopolysaccharide heptosyltransferase RfaC; protein product: MRVLVVKTSSMGDVLHTLPALTDAMQAMPDIRFDWVVEEGFAQIPSWHPAVERVLPVAIRRWRKAWFSAPVKAERRAFRDALRAVNYDAVIDAQGLVKSAALVTRLARGVKHGMDWQTAREPLASLFYHRRHHIAKAQHAVERTRELFAKSLGYAKPAAQGDYAIAQHFLRQAADDAGRYVVFLHATTRDEKHWPEAHWRELIALLGPTGLQIRLPWGAPHEEARAKRLAEGFNYVQVLPRLTLEQVAHQLAGARFVVSVDTGLSHLTAALDRPNVTLYGPTDPGLIGGYGKNQFVCRPVDSLKLADLPAATVFEQLRPWLCGETSVSESAHA
- the rfaD gene encoding ADP-glyceromanno-heptose 6-epimerase, with the protein product MIIVTGGAGFIGSNIVKALNDIGYTDILVVDNLKDGTKFVNLVDLNIADYMDKEDFQVQIMSGEEFGEVEAVFHEGACSSTTEWDGKYMMDNNYQYSKELLHYCLEREIPFLYASSAATYGGRTSDFIESREYEKPLNVYGYSKFLFDEYVRQILPEANSQITGFRYFNVYGPREGHKGSMASVAFHLNTQLNNGESPKLFEGSENFKRDFIYVGDVAAVNLWFWQNGVSGIFNCGTGRAESFQAVADAALAFHKKGSIEYIPFPEKLKGRYQAFTQADLTNLRAAGYDKPFKTVAEGVAEYMAWLNRDA